CGAGACTCTGGCAGTATGGACAGCGCATTCCCGAATTGCCCCCCGGTTATGAAATCCGTTCGATCTTCTCGACGCGACGCGCGTGGCGACCGCCCTCGAATCCGGTCGTGAAGAACGCATCCAGAATATCCGCGGCCACGCCCGCGCCGATCACGCGTGCGCCGAGGCACAGCACGTTGGCGTCGTTGTGCAGCCGGGCCATTTTCGCAAGATAGGAGTCGGTGCAAACGGCGGCGCGGACGCCCGGATGCCGATTCGCCGCGTAACTCATCCCCAGACCCGTGCCGCACACGAGCACGCCGAGAGCGGCTTCGCCGTCTTCGACGGCCCGCGCGACGAGATGCGCGTGGTCGGGATAGTCGACGCTGGCCTGGGAATCGGTTCCGAAATCGACGATCTCGTGTCCGGCGGCGCGGATTCGCTCGATGACGACGGCGCGCAGGTCCACCCCGGCATGGTCGAAGCCGATGGCGACTTTCATGATTCCTCCGAGCCGGGAAGACAGGCGATGGTGGTCCGAAACCTACCACGCCCCCACATATGGACGCAACAAGTTATCCACAGGGGAGGATTCGGTTTAGCCGGGCCGCCGATTTCGCCCTTGAACCCGCGCGCCGGTAGGGTTACGTAAGCCCTCGAACCGTTGGCAGACCGAAAAGGAGCCGTCATGACCTCCGCACGCCCGCGAATCTACTGTTCCGGACCCCTTTTCAACGACTCGGAGCGCGCCGAAATGGCGCAGATCGCCGCCGCGCTCGAAGCGGAGGGTTTCGACACCTTTTTACCGCACCGCGACGGGCTCGAGTTTCGCGCACTTCTGGCTGACCTGATGATGGCGGGGCTTTCCATCGAGGACGCCCAGGCCGCGTGGGACCGCGCGATCTTCGCGCTCGACACGTATCAGGCCGTCGAGGGTTGCGACGCCGTGGTCGTCAACCTCAACGGTCGCGTGCCCGACGAGGGTGCGGTCGCCGAGGCGGCCATGGCATGGGCGCGCGGCCGCCTCGTCGTCGGATACAAAAACGACGTGCGTTCGCTGGTGATGGGCCGCGACAACGCGATGGTGGCGGGGCTCGTCGGATTTCGTGTCTTTTCCGATCCCGAGGCGATCGCGCGCGGAATGCGGAATGTGGAATGGAGAATGCGGAACGGAGAACGAGGGACCGAGCCGGCACACGAATCCTCATTCAACATTCAACCTTCTCCATTCTCCATTCCTCATTCCTCCGGCAACGCCGGTTCCGACGTCGAGGCCGTCATCGAGCTCGGTCGGCGCATCTGGGCGGACATGAACCCGGTGGAGAATCTG
This DNA window, taken from Deltaproteobacteria bacterium, encodes the following:
- the rpiB gene encoding ribose 5-phosphate isomerase B; translated protein: MKVAIGFDHAGVDLRAVVIERIRAAGHEIVDFGTDSQASVDYPDHAHLVARAVEDGEAALGVLVCGTGLGMSYAANRHPGVRAAVCTDSYLAKMARLHNDANVLCLGARVIGAGVAADILDAFFTTGFEGGRHARRVEKIERIS
- a CDS encoding nucleoside 2-deoxyribosyltransferase, which codes for MTSARPRIYCSGPLFNDSERAEMAQIAAALEAEGFDTFLPHRDGLEFRALLADLMMAGLSIEDAQAAWDRAIFALDTYQAVEGCDAVVVNLNGRVPDEGAVAEAAMAWARGRLVVGYKNDVRSLVMGRDNAMVAGLVGFRVFSDPEAIARGMRNVEWRMRNGERGTEPAHESSFNIQPSPFSIPHSSGNAGSDVEAVIELGRRIWADMNPVENLEGVAATVMGMKN